A portion of the Cryptomeria japonica chromosome 5, Sugi_1.0, whole genome shotgun sequence genome contains these proteins:
- the LOC131064864 gene encoding uncharacterized protein LOC131064864 — protein sequence MASLRSRATCRWQPPGEGWMKLNFDGAAWGNPGQPRIGCIVHNCEGKEIASLASPVGINTNNWVELLALVEGLLLCRKLEVKFLDIKGDSAIIVNALRKGSMPNWKLNTFLSKAIDLCKGFDRFIVNHIYREGNKRVDELANLEADGIKLLSMPT from the coding sequence ATGGCCAGTCTCCGATCAAGGGCGacatgcagatggcagccccctGGTGAAGGGTGGAtgaagctaaattttgatggggctgcctgGGGCAACCCAGGGCAACCCAGGATTGGATGCATTGTTCATAACTGTGAAGGCAAAGAAATAGCATCCCTAGCTTCTCCAGTGGGCATCAACACAAACAACTGGGTGGAACTATTGGCTCTGGTGGAAGGCTTGCTCTTATGCAGGAAACTTGAAGTTAAATTCTTAGATATTAagggagattcggctataattgtcaatgcccTAAGGAAAGGGAGCATGCCTAATTGGAAACTTAATACCTTTTTGTCAAAGGCTATAGACTTATGCAAAGGTTTTGATAGGTTTATAGTtaatcacatctatagggaaggcaataaaAGGGTGGATGAGCTAGCCAACTTGGAAGCTGATGGCATCAAGCTCCTTTCTATGCCAACCTAA